Below is a genomic region from Henckelia pumila isolate YLH828 chromosome 3, ASM3356847v2, whole genome shotgun sequence.
AGAACAAAATTCTATTggaatatattgtatatttattgtATATTATGTTTTCTTTTATCTTGTAATCTTTTATTCTTTGTATTTATTTAGTTTTCTTTTTTACGAACAAAATGTGAACAAAATGTTATATTTCATTATTGGTCCGATATGGTGTAGATGTGGCATTGTCACATCAGGAATTCCgataaaaaatgactaaaattacaaaaaaaaattaagttacAGAAATAAGACTGTAATTGGACAACATGAAAAacgaaaattgaaagaaaatagAACAAAAATCTGAGTTTTCCCTCAATCAAATGCAAACCTTCGATTTAATAAACGACTCTAAAAATTTGAAGTTTGAAattaaagggaaaaaaaaaaagaaagaaaagaaaaatgtgCAAAAATCCcgtatcaaaattttatttgcaTTTATAGAGAACgagatattaaattaaatattttgggGATAGTTTGTAGCTACCTAGCTCATCTAATGTTAAAGTCCAAGTTTAAGATGATGTCTGAAGCTCAAGAATCAATTATAAAATATCTCTCTGCCAGACTTAATGACGAcggcaacaacaacaacaataataataataataataataataataataataataataataataatttgcaAAATCGATTCTCCACATGTCAATTGTCATTATACTAACATAAATCACAAATGAAAACCTAATTTCATGTGAACATCGGACTCGAACTAAATACATGTGTTCTTTAGACGACTTTGCgtaaaaattacaaataaataaattcttgCATTCTATTGGCCAAACTATTctgaatttaaataatatttgtaaataTTGGTTACAATTTCTCAACACCCTTACCAAATATTAATTGGCACGTCAACACcctttcaaaatttgaataatCGTTTGACTTTAAACCACAAGTCAAAATGCTTATATTACAAGTCAATTTCGAATAATATTtagtaaaattaaatatgttaaTATTCATTTCATGTGTTTTTGTATTAGCAACTTCGTGTGAACCCCGTGGAAAATAATCGTGTTTGGTTAGAATCCGAAGTAAACTAATTTAAACTATGTTTAGAAGCTCATAAAATActtgaatataatatattatatatatgattaattgaCACAAATTTTCTTTAATTATATTTTCTGATCCATAAAGAAAGGGGCAAAGTAAAATTTTCATATAAGTATGACCTAACGAATTAGGGAGATTGGTAAAAGAATAGATAAAAGTATGttcatatataaaaatttatttaattagtgtCACGTCATGGGTCCAGGTCCGCGCATGCGCGACTGCACAATGAgtccctatagcaactactttgtattcgtcctcgctttacgaaaaatgattaacccaagttgctatagagTCCATTGTAacccattttaaactcattttaaacctttcattttttttcatgtgGGATAGGGGTCTCACAATCACCCTCCTTCGAAACGCGACGTCTTCGTCGCGACCTGACCTTCGATCCACCAGCACCGGaaatctagaggtggctcctacgggttcaagcggtggctcccgtcatgtagcactttgccccgcaggttcaagaggtgTCTCCCATGCACGTAGCACTTTACCCCTCATAGCACTTATTTCCCGGGGTCTGCGGGCTGGTGACcatctctgataccattctgtcACGCCCCGAGCCCAGGTCCGCGCATGCACGACTGCACAATGGGCCCTATAGCTACTACTTCGTATttcgtcctcgctttacgaaaatgattaacccaagttgctatagaagttcATTGTAacccattttaaactcattttaaacctTTCATTTTTCCCatatacgaagtagttgctataggggcccattgtgcagtcgcACATGCGTGGGCATGGGCCGGGGGCGTGATAATTAGTGCTTGAATATGATATAAATATTACTTGTTGGAAATAATTAATGCGTATAAAAAATTATGGAGATTGGcaaaaaaatagataaaattatattaaatatatatagattttgAACCATATATTTgggaaatataaaaaaaaattgtgacctttaatttatatttgtgATAGAAGTATGACTTAGGTAATGTTTAGGAGTGCTTTTAGTAAGCATTTTTCAgctttttttttacaaaattttgtgaaaaaaaagttgagaagtgcttCTTATAATCTCTCCCAAACGAGAATGGATCCTCTACTGTGACCCTTACCACAGTAGAGGGTGTTGTGCTTCGTTTCACACCACAAcatatttttcttctttttttttgtttttatatattttaaattcattttttttttacctctTATGCTTTTTGTTTCCTTTTTACCTTTTTTTTATAcactctaaattttttttatattgtcaATTTTTTGGTTATAATTTGTCCTTCTATAATATATAACTAGTAATCAGAGTACACGCTTTGAGTGTGTactgaaaaattaattatcatggagtaaaatttgatttttgtattcaaaaattaattttgaagaacTAATTTATCAAACTGAGACGTGAAGTACTGGAGAGATGAGCAGTGAGAGTTGTCTTTTTTGTTTGTGATTGGTGATGAGAAGGGTAATATAGGaaacttttaaatatttagACTTAAAAAGAGAAATCAATGTAAAGAGGATAATTgtgaaagaatattttggtgTGTTCTTGACATACCAAAGCAATTTTTATGATACCATCATCTATCATAAAATAGAATAGATAATGCATCAACTGATTAAATATGTCAATAtggaaacaaaaataaataattatatattttactccaaaaataaataagttcgaATCCAAACAATTAGAAAAAAACTTAAATGTAAATGATcaagaaaatcaccatttttaaATACAAATCTTATAATcccattttatattttttttaaaaaaatgaatagaagaaaaaaaagaaaaaaaaatcaaacatatgaaaaatgagtaaaaataaaacacaaactAAACGAAAGAGGGAAACAAAATtccaaaaagggaaaaaaaaagtaCGAAAAATGgaagaatataaaatatataaaaaaataggctaaattttttttaaaaacgaaAATTTTGAATGGAAATTAAAGCCCAAAAAActgaaaaattataataaaatatatataaaaaataccaaattttttttttttacaaataaattgtgcTGTTATGCTAAAAATTGTCATTACAAATTGTTAAaaattaagttttggtgtttatAAGTAAAGTGCTAAACTGATGGATTAAACTGATACGAGTTAAACTGAAGAAAAGCTAAACTGAAACTACTTCGAAAAGTGAAAAGTACGATTTTATGAGTAAAATCACTCAACCGAATATTCAAGGAAAAGAACGACTTTATTAAGAAAAGTGCTAAACTGAAAAAGTACGTTTTCAAGACTGCAAAACTGATTCTTCTCAGTTTGACTAAACTAAAGACACTAAACTGAATCATCAACTACCTAAATCGAAGTGTTAGACTGATCTTCTGAAATGCCTCACACTACATCAGTCTGCCATCGCGATTATCAGTCTACCAGTGCGATTTGATTGGATAAAGTTTTCTGTACTCTGACACATTCTACAGACATAGTGCCGCAATCCAAGAGAATGTCGGCTTTAGAGTATGTCGGTGAAAGTGACAAAGCAACGTGTATATTTCAAATTCTATCAGAAacttttttgaaattattaccGTTGGCATCCGAAGACTATAAATAAGCACCTTAATCAATAGGAAAACTTTTGCAAAAACGCTTGCTTGTGAGAATATTTGAGCCTTCAAGTCTGAAGAAGCTAATTGATTAAGGAACGCGAAGCACAAACACCTAAACTGTTATTATGATCATTCAAGGATCATCTTTGTGCAAATTTGAAACGAGTTGTAAACATCTGTATCTTATCATGAGTTTAGGACTGAAACTAAGTTGtaactaggagttcttgtttaacCAGTGGATAAGTCTAAACTGGATTGGGGTTTTGCAAATttcttgtaaaattcaaagttttctAATGATATCTTTCCGAGGAAGAAGaatgggtgacgtaggagtgattaaaatctccgaacatccataaaaatcTCACTGTGTTTTTCGTCGGTTTACTTACATACCACCAATCTTGCATACACATTTACATCAAGTTTTCATAATCTGTATCTTGACATATTTCTGCACATACATTGTTTGTCAACTTGCATTAGATATCAATATAAATCTAGAATTCAATCACCAAACATTGAATTCGCTATCTTTAACCGAAACAGTTTttgagtgtattcaccccctctaCACTCTAAACAGATCCtaacacaaattataaaaataaaattacacaaaaaatttgaaaagataaaaacaactaaaaaatttaaaaataatgaattgaaaatatataaaaacaataaaataaaataaaaataaaaatgtgccGTGGTGTGACGTTTCACACCACAACACGATCTACGGTAGCAAGGCTCACAGTAGAAGATCAATTCCCCTCTCAAACATTACCTTAGGCGAGTAAATCATAAATGCCAACTAGCTAGTTATATCATTATTTcactttttaattaaaaatgcaAACTATCAATTGATTTCCGGCTGTATACTTggtaaattaatcataattaataaatgaaagcatttttttttaatttaatggcAACTATCAACATCAGCTTATATTGTTCAACGTCCATAAATTTCTtggaatttaattaaatatcttGAATTCTTGCCATAAACATATATGATATGTAAGAGGAAATCTTGACATCGAGGGTCAACAATCAATTTTAGATACACGGTTTGCGTGACACTTCCATTTCACATATTTTTAGTTTGTGAGGAAATTATGagcaaattaataaattattatttttcaaagtATTTGATTTCCTTTAAAATTCATAATATTTTCTTGGATGCTTCCCAttcatcaaaatctcatgagCTGTGCTGCATGAAAAGCTGAAGTCAAATTAACACGAGGAGAAATGAAGATTCACACACATTGCTATTTCCTCTTGAAGATTTTGTGTGTGCTTGCTTAGGTGGTGTAGTCGTttcttgaataaaataatattttaaattttttatattaaaaatatattacattatattcAGAAAACCTATTGTCTTGTAAGTTGGCCTAAATAAGATTTTGATCCAATGAAATTTGATTTTagtatgatatatattaattattttaccaTATTTAATGCGGCTACACAACTAATACCCACAAGCTGTGAATATTAAATTCTAGTCCATTCCTAGTAACCAATTGACATGAAAAGGGAACCTCCAAGAATCCATTTCTATAACTAtccttttttgttttttttttaccccTAAAAAAGCCAAATTTTAAAGTAACTGATACCAATGAAATTTAAATAGTTTAAAGTGCAAAACATAATGATTAATGGAAAACTACTCATTTGAAAAGGACTTACCAATTTGATAGTTTTCTATGTGTCATGTTAAAAAAAGGGGGTGGACGGAGAAATGCTCTGTCCCACCGGGTTTAACAATCGGGTGGAGGGGGAGGTGCCTTGTCCCGCGACACGCAGTCGTGTCACGCGAGTCGCAAGATGCATGGGTCCcacatttgatttttaatttttatatttcagttatTTTTTATCAGGATGTTATCATGGCGTGAGTCTATGCTATCTCATCTAAACAGTGTACGGATGGGGATCAGACGGTTCAATTTGATCTGCAGATCAAATCAGATTGATTTGGACAGACGGGTAGCATAAACTCTCCCGTTATCATGATATATCAACATGATGTCAGACATTATTAACATGTTTAAGTCTCGATGAAATTTAAATCACGAATAATGATTATTTTCCCATATTTTTGcgtattcaaaattaatttaaaatcccaaatttACTCTAAGGGcccatattaattaattaactgaATTCGAAATTATAGATTGCCAATTAATTaaagaaataattatttaaatggcATGCATAATATAACACAAGTTGAGGAACTTCCAGACAAACAAACTGCAAAGTGCAAATAGAACGAAACTTCGAGACCATAGCCATATAATTTCCCTTTTATATATTTTTCCGCTAAATTATTTCATCAACATAAATGGAAAAATTTGGGATAGACCTGGTAAAAATAACAACTTCGATGTAaattaattcatatatatatatccatgttATTAATGCTTAACTTATAAcgttaatattattaaaaaaatatacgtATACGTGCctcttatattaaaaaatgaatAATTAGTTATataaacacaatttttttttgatacTCAGATTCCATTTTGCCCCAAAATTACACCTAAAATTTCCAAGAATATAGTGGTTTTCTTGTCAAAGATTAATTCATGGttttacaaaattaaaataacgaAGGTAGTTTGACCAGAATTTCCACATACacacccaaaatttttaagtttattaaattaaatatttaaaaataaagaatataTCAACGAATTGAAGCCTTAATTTGGGGAGTTTTCCTATATTAAAAAGAGTACGTCTTTTGTGAGACAGTCTCACAGATGTATATCTATGAAAAAGATATATCGACgcgtctcacaaaatttattgTCTGATAACAAAATAATACGTTTAACATAAAAACAATACTTTTTCATATATCGAATCGAATTTGATatccgtctcacaaaattgatcgtAAAACCATCTCATTCAATTTTGTGTATCAAAAAATCTtgataaaaaatcaaattttattttctaaaatacaacaaaaaaatttatctcctTTCTCATGTCCCACTATGGTCTGCTTACGTGCTCCCAAACAAGGCCTCCCATGCACTAGTATAAATACTCCCACCCCTCTTCCTACAGAACTCGCCATTTTCATAACAATTACACCTTCTTCATCACAAATtaagcatatatatataaaatttcatgGCAAATAAATCGAAGAAGATCGCAATTATCGGAGGCGGGATCAGCGGCATCGCGGCGGCCAAGCAGCTCCGGAAGCACAACCCGGTGGTGTTCGAAGCCACCGATTGCATCGGCGGCGTCTGGAAGCACTGTGCTTTCCGTACCACCAAGCTGCAGACCCCTCGGTGCGACTACGAGTTCTCCGATTTCCCCTGGGCTCAAAGGGATAACTCCAGTTTCCCTTCCAATATAGAGATATTGGAGTACGTGCGTCAATACGCGGAGCATTTTGATGTGCTCAAATTCGTGGAGTTCAACTCCAAGGTGGTTGAGATTCGCTTCATCGGAGACCGTCGTCACAAGTCCGATCAATACGGGAGCTTGCTCTCCGGTCACCCGGTTTGGGAAGTCGGAGTCCAAACTACCGGATCGGAGACCATTCAGGTAATTAATTAATGGTGAATTTCTTgcattgaaattaattaattcttgGGTGCGTGGTTTTTTCAAATACTAATCAGATTTTTTCATGTTATATATAGTTCGAAATCCAATTCTACAAGTTATTTCTCAATTTAAAATGAAGAAATTAGTTTATAAAATTGGTAGCTTTATGTAAAGAACGTGTGCATGCATGTAGTACTACGTCCCCAACAAGagttttcatatttatttaatttcttatttcatttcaaaatcaaataatatctAATATTTATTTTCGATTCTTAGTGGCACACGTTCGAGTGTTTGGTGATATGTGCCGGGAAATATGGTGATATCCCAATGATACCGAAATTTCCACAAAACAAAGGGCCTGAGGTATTCAAAGGCAAAGTGCTGCACACTCTTGATTATTGCAAAATGAACCAAGAAGAGACGACTCAGTTGCTTAAAGGGAAGAAAGTCGTTATATTTGGATTCAAGAAATCTGCTATCGATTTCGCGTATGAATGTTCTCAAGAAAATCAAGGTACGTACGTATAACTTATTATACTATCATACAACTTATAGCTGATGCTAACGATGATGCGTCGTGGTTGTGAAGTAGTGACGCGACTAGAGACTTGCCCAAAAAAGATTTTTAAAGCTCATGCATAAGTTTTCTcgagaaatttttgaaaaatattttaagggatTTCAACctcaaaaaaaagaagaagaagttatttttcattttttttttcacttcacAAAACTACCTGAATCGTCCTTTCGTTGACCCCTTGACTAAATCTAATCAAATATATAATAACAATTTTCTCGGCTTCTCAAGTTAATTTTCTTGATAAATGATAGCTAGCGTGGTTGACAGATAAGTCAACCTTCCAATATATTTGTTTTATATATGAGCAACATTATTCAATAAATTCCGTCAAAAAAAACATTATTCAATAAATTATCCAGTCAAGTAATGCAAGAAATGTTCCGTCAACTCAAAAATTGTTCACCCTTTTGAGAACAATTTGTCCATTTCACataaaattcaagaaactccatTACATTTGATACGTTTGGTCTCCAATCTTTAGACAAGGTTTTCTGCATGAAATTTTACGAAATACCTAGCTACCTCGAGCCTCATATCTTGTGAAATTTGACTTGGAAAGTTACCAAATTGACTTTCTATTAATTAAAGTATATGACCAaaatacccaaaaaaaaaaaaaattgcatttCACACTATGAAAACTAAACTTTGACTACGTAAAGGACCAAAACTCGAAATAGACGACGATTTCAACTATATTGACATGGTCTCGggtatgttaaaaaaaaaacaggacCAGAAGGCCAAACTTGCACCATGGTGATAAGGACTCTACGTTGGACAGTTCCACACTATTCAGTATGGGGTTTGCCATTCTACATGTTCTATTCCACAAGGGCTGCCCAATACCTTCATGAAAGACCCAACCAAGGCTTCTTTAGGTCCCTTATTTGCACTGCACTCTCTCCTGTGGTAACCACCCTTCTATTcacaaatttattattattattattattttttcaaatatatatagtaCTGTTCTTGTGGAGGGATCAGAAgctaaactttttttttttttttaaaaaaaaagagaaaaatggCATCGAAGATCATTGAATCATACTTGACATGGACTCTTCCGTTGGACAAGTATGGATTGAAGCCCGATCATCCTTTCGAGGAAGATTACGCGTCGTGCCAAATGCCTATCTTGCCGGAAAATTTCTTCGCGGAGGCAGACAAAGGGAAGATCGACTTCAAAAGAACTTCCAAGTGGGGTTTTTGGGAAGGAGGAGTCGAGCTCGACGACGGCACCAAGCTCGAGGCCGACGTCGTGGTTCTCGCCACCGGCTTCGATGGAAAGCAGAAGCTGAACGCCATTATCCCCGATCCATTCCGAAGTTTGCTCGATTTCCCTTCCGGCATGATGCCCTTATATAAGTATATACTACAACTtctctataaaaaaaaattacatataactatttttttttcatctgtCTGACTTTTGTTACGTTTGTTAGGGGAACTATCAACCCTTTTATCCCGAACACGGCGTTCGTCGGCTACATCGAGAGCGTCTCCAATCTCCACACGGCCGAGATACGGTGCAAGTGGTTGTCGAGGCTCGTGGACGACCGATTCAAGCTCCCGAGCGTCGAAAAAATGCTCGGAGACACGATGGAGGAGATAGATATCATGAAGAGGACTACGAGATTCTATAAAAGAAGCTGCATCTCCACTTTCAGTATCAATCATACAGATgaaatttgtgaagaaatgGGATGGAATGCATGGAGGAAAAGCAATTGGCTTGCTGAGGCTTTTAGCCCTTACAATAGCCAAGACTATGCAGAAAAGGAAGACTAATTGAAGAAATTAAGTAATATCGATCCCATTGAAATTACACAGTTAATTAAtatttgttgttttatttattccTTTTTATTAAGCAATAAAAATGTTATGAATTCTTGTAATAGGTCGATAATCGACACAATTGCATgtacaattaattaaataaatttttatatgacAATTAATAAAATGTTGGTTTTTATAAATTTGGCGCTCTACCTATCAGCCTTATCTTTTCATTTGAACACACTGCTCCGCGCACGCAGATATATACTAGCAGAttatgacatatatatatatatatatatatatatatatatatatacacgctaAGAGATTGTGGCATAGACAATGCTTTGTGTAGTTGTGTTCCGCAGgttatgaaaaattattaattttttaaattgaaacCATAGAAGTGAAAATAAAATGTAAGCTTGTGGTATATATAGTTGGACGGTTAGAAGGTGTTTTAGGAATTATAAAAAGACTGCAACACCGTGTATATCAAAGTTAGTtagcaaaaaaatttaatttatatatatatatatgtatgtatgtatgtatgtatgtcgTGGGTATTGGGCCATAAGTGTATATTGTGTTCAGAATTGGGCCATTAGTAATCATGAATCAAGGTATTCAGATGACATTTGCAGAGAATATATATTTGGGCCATGCACATTGCTCGATGGATCCGAGAAATATCACCACTCAAAACTTAGATGATATATCCACATTGACTGTGTAAAATTTTCTCAATCACGATCTTTACATCATTGTAGCGGTGACGTGAATTTCGACCACTTTACCAAATTTTATATCCGATGATGATGTTGACAATATAATTCTAATATTTAGAGCCGTAGTACAGTCGATTAAATGTGATGATATATTCCATATTGATCGTTGCTCAACCATGATAATTATTAGGGGTGATAAAAAATACcgaatttttggtataccgaagtTACCGTATCGAAAAAATACCGAATTTatcgaattttcggtataccgaagaTTTCGGTACGGTACGGTACGGTAATggtatgaaatttgaaaatttcggtatataacggtataccgaaatatcgaaaaattttaaaaaaaattaaaaatatatattatttataaacaataaatatataaattttaaaaaatataaggttttttttcggtataaaaCGGTATATACCGATACCGTAAAATTTCGGTATGATCGGTATGCTATTTATATGTACCGAAagtttcggtacggtatcgataTACGTTTTATTATACCGTAATTTTTGGTACGGTATACGGTATGCGATTTTCGGTATGATATGGTACGGTACGATATACCACCCTTAGGCCCTAATAATTATTGTCCTCTAACAATCCATCTCCTAATCATTGGAAAAACATGCATGATTCAACTTATCAAACTTCATTGGAAAAACATGCATGATTCAACTTATGAAACTTAAGTACATGTCCTTAATTATGACATTTGTTGCGAGACCGGAAGGATGGTGCACCAAAAGTTAGAAACATATTGTAATTGAATAAAGCTAATCTTTTCAACTAATCAGTAGTCCATATAAAATGTTTAATTTTACGTACGCATGCGCGCGCGCACATATGTATACTAGCGCTCACACATCCCGTGCACATACATATGTTGGTGTATTATAGTTGTATCTAATATCGGTTGGGTAAATATTTCGAAAGTCAAATATATAGACAAAGACAAACCTCCTTTCTCGAGCTAGCTTTTGGGATGCGTTAGGTtcaagttttatttttaattaacaaCATATTGGTATTTCGTAAATTTTGTGAAAGTTCTAGAGATTTAGTATAGATtatcaataaagataattttGCACACCTACAACGTAACATAACATATTATGTTATTAAAATTAGTAAGTTTAGACCCCTCGATTATTTATCacatgtatatattatatagatCACTTGATTGTGATTTAAAtacaaaaaaaggaaaaaaaaaaaaaaaggaaaaaaaagaagGGGAAAAAAAAGGTTAATTAAACACCTAGGCCCACGCCTCATACACTAGAATCCTAGATAACATGCATGGCACAATATAGGGCTTAGGCAAATACCCTAGGCCAGAGGGTTAGTGAATTACATATGGGCTAATAATCTAGACAATTTGCAAAATTAGGAATGAATTGTTCAGAACTCTAGTAAAGTAGGGATATGCTACGTTTGGTCTCAATTTTATTACCACAACATTTCAAGAGTGGGTCTATGCTACATTGATAAGATTTTCGTCTAAAATCTCATTGTAAAATACCTTTTTACCATTATCATTTTCATCTGTGTTATGACTTTAAACATGCATATTGGATACTCTACTCGGTAAATGAGAATTAAGGTCACGAATCTAACAAGGCATGTATAGACAGTATAGCCGTTATTAGCTGGTTTGAGTACGAAACTATATTAATGGTTGATGAATAATGCACGAAAGCATCGCGGGAtcgataaataaaaaataatcctatagcgaatttaattatttgagcaAAATATGTACATTACTCACCTCGAGTTCATGAAACCCATCACGAAGAAAAAACATAAGcataacatatcatatcttATCGAGTGAACTCCACATGACATAATCCGTTACctacattaaaaaaaacaaaaaaaaaaagcagaaGAATTAAAAACAAGTGGATATCCCGTAACAGACGGAGAGATCACATGTAATTTGGCATCACATTGTGTTGTGTTCGTTATGTGTCTTCTCTTTCATCTCATTCGATCAACAGTTTACTTTTTGACTCCATTTTTGTACTCCATTAATTCACACTCTTTTTGTTTCTCAGAGAGGGTGAAAAaactaaaaagaaaaaaaaaaaggattattTCTTATCACATGTCATGTTTCTTGGTTATGCACTCTTGGAGTTTAGTGCATGAAATACATTCCGTTTCACTTTATCATACTTCatttttcattattatttttttcctattatactatatatatatatatatatgtgtgtgtgtgtgtgtgtgtgtcaggCCTAGCTAATTATTACCTGAATCCGTACGGATGAAGCGTTGAAATAAGTTCGAcgtagggttttttttttttaacaaaatactCTGTTTCACTTTGTGTAGTATTTGTCTTGTACTTCATGGATTTGTGTGGGTATCTTTTTTCTTAATCTTCATTGTTTGATCAGTAAATTTGTAGAGGAAAAAACATTTTATTAGTGTTTGTCCAAACGAAACttcattttttatatatatttttataatattataatgGTAAGTTTTCTATATAGATTCCAATATGTCATTATTGCAAGGAAAGAACAATTTCTCTCACTTGTCATTTCAGTACCCCTACTGACTCAATCTTGTCAATTTAGTTGATTAGTGGACACTAATGTGACTTTCATGTGCA
It encodes:
- the LOC140893158 gene encoding probable flavin-containing monooxygenase 1 codes for the protein MANKSKKIAIIGGGISGIAAAKQLRKHNPVVFEATDCIGGVWKHCAFRTTKLQTPRCDYEFSDFPWAQRDNSSFPSNIEILEYVRQYAEHFDVLKFVEFNSKVVEIRFIGDRRHKSDQYGSLLSGHPVWEVGVQTTGSETIQWHTFECLVICAGKYGDIPMIPKFPQNKGPEVFKGKVLHTLDYCKMNQEETTQLLKGKKVVIFGFKKSAIDFAYECSQENQGPEGQTCTMVIRTLRWTVPHYSVWGLPFYMFYSTRAAQYLHERPNQGFFRSLICTALSPVRKMASKIIESYLTWTLPLDKYGLKPDHPFEEDYASCQMPILPENFFAEADKGKIDFKRTSKWGFWEGGVELDDGTKLEADVVVLATGFDGKQKLNAIIPDPFRSLLDFPSGMMPLYKGTINPFIPNTAFVGYIESVSNLHTAEIRCKWLSRLVDDRFKLPSVEKMLGDTMEEIDIMKRTTRFYKRSCISTFSINHTDEICEEMGWNAWRKSNWLAEAFSPYNSQDYAEKED